The DNA region TCTTCGACTTCTCCGCCAAGTACGATCCCGTGCCGACGATGCTGACGCAGTGCCACGTGAACGTGGTGAAGGGATTCCTGGGCCAGACCACGGCCTTCCGCAAGAGCCTCGTGAAGAAGTCCGTCACCATCCTCGGTGAACGCGACGGTACCGAACAGGTCCGATACATCCACGGCAACGTGGGCAGGGGAACGTTCACATGGTACGGTGGCCACGATCCGGAAGATTATCGTCATGCCGTCGGTGATCCGGCTACGGACCTGGCGCTCCATCCCACCTCGCCCGGCTACCGCCTGATCCTCAACAACATCCTCTTTCCCGCAGCAAAAAAAAAGAAACAGAAGACATAGACACGACCGTCCGTGCCGGATACTGATGGCTGCCGTCCAGCGGCTTCCGGACCTTCGTTCGGGAGTCCGGTGTGGACGACAGCCATTTCGCATTACATCGGATCGGGTCGAAGACCATATATCAGCGTCCGCCGCGGCATCACTCCTCTTCCGTATTCACCATCGCACCGAGCAGGGCGCTGGCTCCGCTGGTCACGATCTTCGCCGACTTCAGGTCGGTCGTCGTCGCGCCCGTGATCTCCGTGAAGCCACCGGCGGAAGGTCCGGTCTCGACACGCCTGCGTACGTAGAGCCCGTCGTTCTCCGTATCGACGAATACGTAGATCTGCCCTTCGTATCGGACGATGGCGGCATCGGGAACGACGAGACCCATACGCGGATCTGTATCGATAATGGCCGTCAACGACGTTCCGGGAATGAGCGACGGGTCGGCTTCGTCGAAGTGTCCATGTACGACGACCGTACGATCCGCCTCGATCTCCTTTCCGATGAGGTGGACATGACCCTTGCGGGTCGCCGACGGGTCGTCGGCGAGTGTCACGGTCAGCGTCTGGCCGACCTTGATGTTCATGACGTCCTTCTCGAAGATCGTGAGCTCGATGTGCATGTGGTCCGGATTCACGATGGCCAGCAGGGGATCGTTCGGCGCGATGTAGGAGCCGGTATTGACATGGACACGCGTGACGTAACCATCGATGGGAGCGACGACGGGAACGCTGCGCGACAACGTCTTCTCGTCGAGCGTGCGGACGTTGATGCCGATGAGGGACAGTTTCTCCTGAAGGGCCTTCGCCTTCACGCGTAGCGAGCGTAGTTCCGCGGCGGCCTGCTCGAAGGCCTTCCGTGCATTCACGTTGTCCTGGGCGAGACGTTCCTGACGTTTGTATTCGAGGTCCGCCAGTTCGAGTGACGACGTCGTCGTGAGATAGTCCTGCTGCAACGTGATGAAGTCCGGATGCTCCAGCACGGCCAGCGTCGTACCCTTGCGGACGTATGAACCGGGAAGGACGGAGGTGGAACGTACGATGCCGCCGAGTGGCGCGGTGATGCTGACGGCATACTGCGGTGGTACGTGGAGCATGCCCTGGACACGCAGGCCGGTGCTGAGGGAACGTTCGACCGGGACTTCCGACCGGATGCGTGCCGAAGCGCGTTGCTGCTGCGTGAGCTTCACCGAGTCTCCCGTCACGTGGGCATGCTGAGCGTTCTTCGGCGCTTCGGCGGTATTGCCGGAACAACCGGTAAGGATCAGGACGGCGATGGCGATGGACAGAACGTAGTACATGATAGTGTTCCGTTGGAGGTGATCAAGGTGTGGTGATGAGCCGATGTTCGACGATCAGGAGATCGTAGCGCATCAGCGCCTGCAGTGCGGCGGTACGTATGGCCAGTGCGCGGATCAGTGCCTGCTGGTGCTCCAGGGCGCTGATTTCGCCTGCTTCGAATGCCCGCTGTGCGTTGTCGACGATGGTGGCAGCCTCGGTACGACCCTTGCCGTCGTAGTAGTCGAGTGTCCGCCGTGCCGCCGCGATATCGAGCGTGAGTTGCGTCAGGCGCTGTTGGAAGGCCATACGCTGCCAGCGTTCCTGTTCCTTCGCCTGCTCATGTTGCAGGACGGCGTGTTCGGTGCGTGCCTTGACGGGCATGAACCAGAGAGGAAGATGAAGTCCGACGGCGAAGCCCTGGAAGCGATCGCCGATGGTGTAGTTCACGTCCCGACCGTTCACCGTCTGCGTTCCGATCAGCGACTGATTGAAGTACTCGAGTGTGATGTCCGGCCAGTACTGCACCGATTCCGTGCGTACGACTTCGTTCGCGACATCGACGGAGCGCTGCGAGAGCGCAAGGAGCGATGCCCCTACCGCCGTATCCACGGGAAGAGCGAGGGCGACGAGACTGTCCTGATCCGTGGTGATGGGAGTCATCGTTCCGCAGAGCTGTTGCAGTTCGATCTCGGCTGTCCTGATGTCCGTCGTCGTCTGCTGAAGCTGGACGTCGAGTTCAGCGCTCTGACTCTCGGCTGTGATACGTGCCAGACGTGTACCTTCTCCGGTGCGCTCGCGGAGCGTGGTGATCTCCACCGTGCGCTGCAGGAGAGAGCGTTGCTCTTCGATGAGGGCCGTCATGGTACGCAGGAAGGCGAGGCGGATGAAGATGCGCTGTAGGGCGGCATCCACTTCCCGTTCGGTACGAACGGTGAGCGCCTGTGCTTCCAGCACGCGTGCGTCGGCGAGGGAGGCGTTCGCACTCCATGCCAGGGGGAAGGGAATGGTCTGCGCGATCGTGATGTTGTTGTCGCTGTTGACGCTGTTGTACTGACCCCCCATGTAGGTGACGGACGTCTTGCCGAGATCTACCGCGGCGCCACGCAACGCTTCACGTTGCGCGACATTCGACCGCGCGGCCTTGACGTTGATGTTCGACGTCCGTGCCATCCGCATGGCTTCGTCCAATGCGACCTTGCGTGGTTGTGCCATCGATGTCGTACCGGCCAGGAGGAGGATGCAGATGATCATCGGGACGATGAGTTTCCGCTCGCCTTCGAACCGTCTCCGTTCGAGGACGGTATACAGAACCGGGAGAACGAGGAGCGTGAGCATCGTACTCGTGATGAGGCCACCGATGACGACGGTGGCGAGGGGCCGTTGCACTTCCGCGCCGTCGCCCGTCGAAAGGGCCATCGGCAGGAAGCCCAGCGAAGCGACGAGGGCCGTCATCACGACGGGCCGCAGACGTTGATCCGTGCCCGTCAGAACGATACGATGGATATTCCTGTAGCCCGAATCGTGCAGTGCCGTGAATGCGGCGATCAGGACGATGCCGTTCAGGACCGCAACGCCGAAGAGAGCGATGAAGCCGATGCCCGCCGAGATGCTGAAGGGCATGCCGCGGATCAACAGGGCGGCGATACCGCCGATGGCCGAGAGGGGAATGGCCGTGAAGATCAGCAGGCTGTATTTCAGCGAACGGAAGGTCGCATAGAGGAGCAGGAGAATGAGGAGCAGGGCGGCCGGTACCGCGATCGAGAGGCGCTGCTTCGCCGCGGCCAGGTTCTCGAATTGTCCACCATACGTAACGTAGTATCCAGCCGGCATCCGCAGCTGATTCTCCACCTTTCCGCGCAGTTCCGTCACGATGCTCTCGACGTCGCGGCCACGGACGTTGAATCCGACGACGATGCGTCGTCGCGTATCCTCGCGCTGGATCTGGTTGGGGCCGACGATGATGTCGACGGACGCCACCTGCGCGATCGGAACGAGCGTTCCCGTCGCCGTCGGTACGGTGAGCCGTGAAAGATCTTCCGGTGTCTTCCGGAGGTTCGAGTCGAGGCGCACGACGATGTCGAAGCGTTTTTCCTGGTCGTACATCACGCCTGCCGGTTCGCCTGCGAATGCGGCACGAACCGTACGATTCACGTCATCGACCATCACGTTCATGCGGGCACAGGCATCGCGGTCGATCCGCACCACGGCCTGGGGAAGCCCGCCGACGGGTTCGACGTAGACGTCTTCCGCACCCTGCACACGATGGGCGATGGCTCCGATGCGATTCGCGAGGGCGGCCAGTGAATCCATGTCGTCGCCGAAGACCTTGATGACGACGTCCTGCCGGGCGCCGGTCATCAATTCGTTGAAGCGCATCTGGATCGGTTGCTGGAAGCCGAAGGTTACACCCGGCAGTTCGGCCAGGGCATCCTGCATGGCCCGCGCCAGCGATTCACGGTCATGTGCCGTGGTCCATTCCTTCTTGTCCTTCAGCACGATGATGAGATCGCAGGCCTCCACGGGCATGGGATCGAGAGGGATTTCACTCGTGCCCACCTTGCCCACGACCGTGATGACCTCGGGAAAGCGCCGCTTCAGGATATCGGCTGCGCGAAGGCTCGCATCGACCGTCGCGTTGAGCGAACTTCCCGTCATCAACCGCGTCTCGACCGCGAAATCACCCTCGTCGAGCTGAGGTATGAACTCTCCACCCATGGAGAGGAAAGCGTACATGCTCGCACTGAATAATATCAGTGTGGTTATGAGCACGAAGCTTTTCCTGCGAAGGGCGGCATGTCGTATGGGATCGTAGATCCTGTGGAAGACGGCCATGATGCGGTCCGATACGGTGGCTCCATGCGGCTTCACGTTCCGCAGGAGCAGGGCGGACATCATCGGAACGTAGGTGGTGGACAGGATGAGAGCGCCGATGATGGCGAACATCACCGTCTGTGCCATGGGCTTGAACATCTTGCCTTCGATGCCCACGAGGGCGAGAAGGGGGAGGTAGACCATCATGATGATGATCTCGCCGTAGGCGGCACTTTTCCGTATCTGGATGGACGCGCGTTCCACCACCGATTCCCGTTCCGTATTCGAGGGCCTCGATGGGTCGCCGGGCCGGAATCTCTGGAGGTGGTGCAGGACGTTCTCGACGATGATGACGGCTCCGTCGACGATCAGGCCGAAGTCGATGGCGCCGAGTGACATCAGATTGCCGCTTACGCCGAAGACCTGCATGAGGCCGATGGCGAAGAGCATGGCCAGTGGAATGACGGAGGCTACGATCAGGCCCGCGCGGATGTTGCCGAGGAGCAGGACCAGGACGAAGATGACGATGAGGGCACCTTCGATCAGATTCGTGGACACCGTCGTGATGGCCTTGTTGACCAGCTTCGTCCGGTCGAGGAACGGTTCGATCTCGATGCCGTCCGGCAGCATCCTGCCGATATCGTCGATGCGCTGCTTTACGCTCTCGATCACGCTCGACGAGTTGGCGCCCTTCAGCATGAGGACGATACCACCGACGGCCTCGCCCTTCGCATCGATCGTCATCGCGCCGTAGCGTACGGCATGGCCGTCACGAACGGTGGCGACGTCACGCAGAAGGACCGGCAGTCCGCCATCCGTGCGTCGTACGATGGTCGCGCCCAGTTCTTCCGGCGTCGTGGCCATGCCCTCCGTACGTATATAATAGAGTGACGGCCCTTTCTCGATGTAGGCGCCGCCGGCATTGGCGTTGTTGC from Candidatus Kapaibacterium thiocyanatum includes:
- a CDS encoding acriflavine resistance protein B, coding for MFDTIISFSIRNKLVIGLGVVALVIWGVVSLRNLPIDAVPDITNNQVQVVTLSPALAPQEVERLITMPVELTMASIPGITEIRSISRFGLSVVTIVFHDDVDVYWARAQVDQRLIDVQQQIPAGAGTPQMAPVTTGLGEIYQYTLRVKQGYESRYTSMELRTVQDWIIRRRLLGTEGVADVSSFGGYLRQVEVAVDPERLRTMGLTMADLLSSVERNNANAGGAYIEKGPSLYYIRTEGMATTPEELGATIVRRTDGGLPVLLRDVATVRDGHAVRYGAMTIDAKGEAVGGIVLMLKGANSSSVIESVKQRIDDIGRMLPDGIEIEPFLDRTKLVNKAITTVSTNLIEGALIVIFVLVLLLGNIRAGLIVASVIPLAMLFAIGLMQVFGVSGNLMSLGAIDFGLIVDGAVIIVENVLHHLQRFRPGDPSRPSNTERESVVERASIQIRKSAAYGEIIIMMVYLPLLALVGIEGKMFKPMAQTVMFAIIGALILSTTYVPMMSALLLRNVKPHGATVSDRIMAVFHRIYDPIRHAALRRKSFVLITTLILFSASMYAFLSMGGEFIPQLDEGDFAVETRLMTGSSLNATVDASLRAADILKRRFPEVITVVGKVGTSEIPLDPMPVEACDLIIVLKDKKEWTTAHDRESLARAMQDALAELPGVTFGFQQPIQMRFNELMTGARQDVVIKVFGDDMDSLAALANRIGAIAHRVQGAEDVYVEPVGGLPQAVVRIDRDACARMNVMVDDVNRTVRAAFAGEPAGVMYDQEKRFDIVVRLDSNLRKTPEDLSRLTVPTATGTLVPIAQVASVDIIVGPNQIQREDTRRRIVVGFNVRGRDVESIVTELRGKVENQLRMPAGYYVTYGGQFENLAAAKQRLSIAVPAALLLILLLLYATFRSLKYSLLIFTAIPLSAIGGIAALLIRGMPFSISAGIGFIALFGVAVLNGIVLIAAFTALHDSGYRNIHRIVLTGTDQRLRPVVMTALVASLGFLPMALSTGDGAEVQRPLATVVIGGLITSTMLTLLVLPVLYTVLERRRFEGERKLIVPMIICILLLAGTTSMAQPRKVALDEAMRMARTSNINVKAARSNVAQREALRGAAVDLGKTSVTYMGGQYNSVNSDNNITIAQTIPFPLAWSANASLADARVLEAQALTVRTEREVDAALQRIFIRLAFLRTMTALIEEQRSLLQRTVEITTLRERTGEGTRLARITAESQSAELDVQLQQTTTDIRTAEIELQQLCGTMTPITTDQDSLVALALPVDTAVGASLLALSQRSVDVANEVVRTESVQYWPDITLEYFNQSLIGTQTVNGRDVNYTIGDRFQGFAVGLHLPLWFMPVKARTEHAVLQHEQAKEQERWQRMAFQQRLTQLTLDIAAARRTLDYYDGKGRTEAATIVDNAQRAFEAGEISALEHQQALIRALAIRTAALQALMRYDLLIVEHRLITTP